GGAGTTGGGTCAAAGTAAGTTTTGTCAATGGTTCCATCTACAACTTCTCCGCAGCCCAGAATATTTACCAATTCGCATGCACGCATGATAGCATCCTCACAATTGCGGGCATCCAAACCTTTTTCAAACCGGGCGGAAGATTCTGTACGGATTCCTAATGCTTTGGCTGTAGTTCGAACAGAAGCCCCATCAAACATAGCGGATTCAAATACAACAGTTGTGGTGTCGTCCATAATACCACTGTATTCCCCTCCCATAACGCCTGCAACGCCAATTGGTTTTTTGCTATCGCAGATGACCAGCATTTCAGGAGTTAATCTGTGTTCTGCTCCTTCCAGTGTCGTGATGACCTCCCCTTCTCTTGCGGTGCGGATGTGGATGGAATGGTCTTCTACAAACCGTAGGTCAAACGCATGCATTGGTTGACCATATTCCAGCATCACATAGTTGGTAATATCCACCAAGTTATTGATAGGACGCACGCCACTTGCACGTAAACGTTCCCTCATCCAACGTGGAGATGGCCCAATTTTTACGTTTTTCACCATTTTGGCCATATATCTGGTACAGAGGTCGGTATTTTCCACTGTTACATTCAATTCATCATTAATATCACCACCACAGGATTTTACTTCTGGTTTGTTCCAATGCAATGGTGTTTGAAATGTTGCTGCTGCTTCCCTTGCCAAACCTAAAACGGACAAACAGTCTGCACGGTTGGAGGTAATTTCAAATTCTACACAGGTGTCGTTTAATCCAATTGCTTCCCGGATATCCTGGCCAATCTGGCAATCTTCCTGCAATACAAAAATACCATCCTCAATGGCATAAGGGAAATCGTTCTTGGTTAGTTTTAATTCCCCTAAAGAACACATCATCCCCTGGCTCAATACGCCACGGAGTTTTCCTTTTTTAATTTTTTTACCCCCTGGCAGGATTGCACCATCCAAGCAAACTGGCACCAAATCTCCTACAGTTAAATTGGTGGCACCTGTTACAATCTGGATTGGTTCTGGCTGGCCAACTTCCATCTGACAAACCACCAGTTTATCCGCATCTGGGTGTTTTTCAATGGATAATACTTTTCCTACTACAACTTTGGAGATTTCTTCCCCTTCTATTTCATAGCCTTCTACTTTGGAGCCGGACATAGTCATCGCTTCGGAGAATTCCCTTGGGGTTACGTCTACATCCACATAGTCAGAAAGCCATTTCACGGACAAATTCATTACGATCTTCCTCCTATTTCGGAATTATTTTGATTTAAATTGGTTTCCATTAGAACTGAGTTAAAAAACGCATATCGTTTTCAAAGAACATACGCAGGTCGTCAATATTATAGCGGCGCATTACCACACGTTCCAGACCCATACCAAACGCAAATCCGCTGTATTCTTCTGGGTCAATCCCACAGTTCTGCAATACTTTTGGGTGAACCATACCACAACCAAGGATTTCAATCCAGCCTTCCCCTTTACACAAGCGACAGCCTTCCCCCTTACAAGAGAAACACTGAACATCCAGTTCAGCGGATGGTTCTGTAAATGGAAAATGGTGTGGACGGAACCGGACAACCGATTCTTCCCCATATAATTTTTTCACGAAAATCTCCAGAGTCCCTTTCAAATCAGCCATGGTAACGTTTTTATCCACAACCAAGCCTTCAATTTGATGGAATAATGGGGAGTGGGTTGCATCCACCGCATCCGCACGGTATACACGACCTGGTGCAATCACACGAATTGGAGGCTTCTTGTTTTCCATCACACGAATTTGTACAGGGGATGTTTGGGTTCTCAACAGAATATTATCTGTAATGTAGAAAGTGTCCTGGGTATCCCGTGCTGGATGGTTTTTTGGCAGGTTCAACGCCTCAAAGTTATAGTAGTCGGTTTCTACCTCTGGACCTGCTGCAATATCAAACCCCATTCCTAAAAAGATATCTTTAATTTCATCCAAAACAGCGGTTAACGGATGCTTTTTCCCCATTTGGAATTTTTGTCCTGGCAGGGTAACATCAATTTTTTCTGCTTTTAACTGGCGTTCCATCTCCGCTTGTTTGATTTCAGCCATACGGGTTGTGATATCCTGCTCAATATCCCCACGAATCTGGTTTGCCAATTGTCCAATAACGGGGCGTTCTTCTGGGGAGAGTTTTCCCATTTGTTTTAAAATAGAAGTCAGCTCACCTTTTTTGCCTAGGAATTTTACTCTTATGGCATCCAATTCCTTCAGGTCTGTACAGGCATGCAGTGCTTGTTCCGCTGTAGCTTTAATCTGTTCCAGCGCTTGTTTCATCGTATTTGCCTCCTCGATTTATTTTGATTTACTTTCCTAAAATTGTGTTTCCACAAACTCATATAACAAAAAAGGCTCCGCCCCTATAAGGGACGAAGCCATTGGTTCCGTGTTACCACCCTGATTCCCAGCTCAAAATAGCCAGGCACTCAACACCTTTAACGGGGGCAAACCGTCACTGCCTACTCAAGTTCAACAGAGCCACTCACGGGGGAAATTCGGAAATCAGGCATGTGGTTTGCTTACAGACGGTGGCAAACCTCTCTGATGCCATGCGGTTCTGATTCTTACTAAAACCCGGTCTATGTGTTTGTGAAAACAAAAACTCATTTTAATAGTACATTGATAGGTACCATTAATGAAAACAATATTATTAAAATTAATTCTATTTTTTTATTATAACAAGATTCTCCTGTAAAGGCAAGAGATTTCTATTGTACTAATAAAAAAATTATGCTAAAATATTGTATAAACTGCCATAATGTCAGAAAAAATCCTTTTTATAAGAATATCTATATGGAGGAATGAAAATGGACTATATCCACCAAACAGTAAAACGGGAAGTAACCAAAAAAGAGAAACGTCAGCAAACCCTTTTGGTTTTTATTTGTATTTTTATTTTTGGATGCATTTTCTTTTTTGCCTCTAAAATGGGGATATTCTCAATTATCGGATATATTGTAGCAATTGCCGTGGTTTACTATGCCTGCAAGGTAGTAGGTAAGACCAAACAGGTTTATGATTATACCCTAGACGAAGGCAGATTTACTGTTCTGTTAACAGCGCAGCGGAAACAAGACAGAATGTTTGTCCGTCCAGTACATGATTTTCTTTCTTATACAAATAAAGATGGAATTAATCTAGAAAAGTCCAACTACGAACAGGTTTTATATGCTACAAAACATCCCGATTATAAGAACAATAAATATATCTGTTTCCGTTCCCGTAGCACTGGGAAACCCAGCTTATTGGTCATTTCCCCGGATGAAACAATGGACCGAGCAATATTGGACTGCCTACACCAACAAGACCAAACAGAGCAAATTGAAAAAATAGTAGAACAACATACAAAGACAGAAGAATCTACGGAACAAACCGAAAGATAGGAGGAACCTATTATGAAAAAAATTGCCAGCTTTACTGTTGATCACACCAAACTGGGGATTGGTATGTATATCTCTCGTATAGATGATGACATTGTCACCTATGATGTCCGGATGGTAAAACCCAATGGAGGGGTTTACCTTTCTAATCCATCTATGCATACAATAGAACATCTTTTTGCCACTTATGCACGCAACACAGAACATGCTGACCATGTGGTTTATGTAGGGCCAATGGGGTGCCGTACTGGGTTCTATTTTATTACCCGTAATCTACCTCACGAAACCGCAATCGAAATTGTTCGTCAATCCATGGAGTTTATCAAAGATTTTGAAGGGGAAATCCCAGGGGCAACAGAACCGGAATGTGGAAATTATCTGGAACATGATTTGCCTTCCGCCAAACGGGACGTTATCCAAATTTTAGAAAAATTAGAAAACTATTCCGTAGAACAACTGCAATATAACTGTTAATACGCACAAAATTATTTATTAAAACTAGTTAAGGCTACTAGAATACGCTGATATTTTGTAAACATTCTTTGTGTTGCAGTTGCATTTTTTCTAATTTATTGTATAATAGGAGTAAGCTTGTTACTGAATTGTAATAAGTTGTTACGGTTTAGAAATCTTTCTTTTGAAAACCGACAAATTTATTATGAGGAGAACTTATTATGGCACTTCACAACTGTAATGAGGCAGAAACGAAACTGCCGGCTGAAACAGATGAAGTTGAACAATTTAAAAAACAAATTACATTATCATCTATTTTTTCTTATATCGGAACTTATACCAGTTCTGCTGTAGTTCATTTTGGTCGTTTTATCAAGCGTCCTGTGTTTGCATGCGGCAGGTGGTTCAAAAGCTTTTTTATGGGGTTTTGGCAAAGAGCAGGCCGTTTTGCGGAACGTGTGGCAAACGGTTTTGGTTCCCCATTCCGCAGTATCCACAACTTACATCAGGAATTGAAAGAAATTGAAGGTGTTGGCGCAAAAGGCCAGCGGACAAAACAAGTCCTAGCGCACCAAGTCCATTCCGGTCGAGTTACCTTTGGAAAATTTTTGAATGTGGTTGTCCCTGTTGTTGTTATTGTAGCATTTGGCTTTGTAGTGCATCACTTTACCAGCCAAGAATATGCAATTGCTGTTACCCACGATGGAGAAGTCGTTGCTTATATTGAAAAAGAAAGCGATTTTGATGAGGCGACAGATCTGATTGCCCAACAAATGGTATATGTAAATGACGAATCTGAATTTGACATCCAGCCAGAATTTTCTTTGACAAAAATTCATGAAAAAGAGGATTTAGTCAATTCGGCTGAATTAGCAAACAAACTGATTAGCTGTTCCTCTACGGATATTTCCACTGCAACAGGATTGTATATTGATAACCAGTTTTATGGTGCAACCACAAATTCCGCTAACTTGGAAACTACCCTGGAAAATATTTTGGTTGAATATCAGCAACAAACCGGTACAACCGATGCTTCCTTTGTAAGCCCGATTGTTTTAAAAACCGGATTATACTTACAGGATGCGATTGTACCAGAAGAAGATTTGTTAAATCTGGTTAATTCTGATGTTCAAAGCGAGCAAACCTACACTGTTGTCCCTGGTGATACTTTCACTACCATTGCACAAAAGACATCCGTCAGCATTGGAGAGATTAAGGCATTAAATCCAGAAATCCCAGAGGAAACCATCCAAATTGGACAACAAGTTAAAATCTCTAAGACCATTCCATTTTTAAGTGTAACCGCTACTAAACAGGTCGAATATGATGAAGAGGTACCATATCAATCCATCACTCAAGATGATGGGAATATGTATCAGGGTCAAACCTCTATTGCGCAGGCAGGTCAAAATGGAATTAACCATGTTACCGCATTGGTTCAGGTAGTAAACGGAGAAGAAGTGAGCAAAACTGTTACCAATACAGCGCAAGTATCCGCACCAGTAAATGAGATTAAATTGCAGGGGACAAAAGAACCAGTAAAAACTTCTGATAATAATAAGGTACTACCTGCTTCTACTGGTAGTGGAAGCTTATCTGGTGTAAATTTTGTACGTCCACTGAGTTCTGGTGTTGGTAAAGTAAGCCGTGGTGTCGGAAATGGTCACCATGGTATCGACTGGGCAGCTCCATCCGGTACTCCGATTTACGCGGCAGCCTCCGGTACTGTAATTTTAGCGAAATGGTATTCTGGTTATGGTTTGTGTGTCATTATTGACCATGGCAACGGTGTGCAAACATTGTATGGGCATCAATCCAGATTAGGGGTTAGTGCAGGTCAAACCGTAAGTGCCGGCCAACAAATTGGCTACGTTGGTACAACTGGTCAATCCACTGGTAACCATCTCCATTTTGAAATTCGTTCTAACGGAACAAAATTAGACCCATTTGATTATGTTCCTCGTTAATTAACCACAATAAACAATTCTAGATTCGATAACAGTATATTATTTTACCCTTTTGATGTTTCTTTTACATCAAAAGGGTTTTTCCTTTTTATAAAATTTTTCTTTTAAAATATTTGGAGCCGCCTTTTTGTATGTGTAAATTTCTATCATTTTTGATGATCACTCATATTCTTGGCAATAGGTTTTCCTATATTTTAAAATAGAAACGCCATAGACATTTCGGAAGAGCTTATCCAAATAATGCCGGTCGCTATACCCGACAATCTGGGGAATGCTCTCCAATGGAATATTGGGATCCTTTAATAAATTACATGCCTTTTGCAAACGGATTTCCTGTAAAATTTGAGAAAACTTCTTGTTGGTATACTTTTGCAGCAAATTGGATAAAGAACGGGGGGAGTAATAAAAATGTTCCGCCGTTTGCTGCAAACTAATATTGCGGTAATTCTGATCCAGATAGGTCAAAATCTCACTGATTGGAATTCCCTTTGATTCTTTACGGCTCTGCTCATCCGCCTGTTTTTGATACTGTTTCGCCAGCTCGTGGAACAGGCAGACCATTAAAGAACGCATCAAACTATTATTGGTAATAGGGGCATTGTAATACGTAATAATCAATTTATAAAGATAAAATAACAGTTCTTCATTGGAACGGGTGGAAAATATCATACTGGTTTTACTGCTAACATTCCGCAAAGAGCCAAGAAAAAAGTTACTAAATATATTCTCGTCCGACATCATTTTAATCATGGTGTCATCAATCGCGGATTCCCGTATGATGATATTGAATACAATATCATGCTCGGAGGGCAGGGTACAAAAATGGGCTGCTTGCAGATTATATAGACAAAGTTCCCCAGCTTTAAATTCTCGTTCTACCCCATCAATGCTGGAAAAACAATGCCCCCGGTAAACATAAAACATTTCAAAATAATTATGGCTATGTAATGGTGCCCCTTTTTTCTTTTCCTGTTCTATGGATCTTAATGGTTTATATTTTTGAAAATCCATAAATACCCCAATCAAGGCATCTGATTTAATAAAACCGGTATCATTAAATTTTAAAAGCCCTGCTTGTTGCTCCTTGAAATACTTGTTCCACAGTTCTTCCTGTTTGGAGGGAGGCAATTTCAAAAATTTTTGCTTTGCCCTATTCCCTTTTTCCTGGGACCATTTCATTTGTTCCCCTGTATCAAGTTGATATTGAACAATTTGCTCTACCTGCTGTTTGAGCAACTCCACCATAGAAAGCATCCCTATTTTCCTTCTTTCTGTTTACTTTAGTTTGATTATAACAAATCTCTCGGTTAGGCGCAATCCATAGTTTACTGTTTATTGCCCAAAAACTTTCCGTTTATTGCCCAAATTGGTTGGACAAGCAAAGGATAAAATTGATAAAATAGAACTAAAGTGAAAAAACTTTTTATTTATTTTTATTGTAAAGGAGAAAAGTGTATGTCAAGAAAACTGAAGCACAAAGTGTTGGCATCGATTCTCGCTGTTTGTATGCTGACCTCTGCGATGGCAGTTACCACAACCGCGCAAACTGATTCGACATCCAGCACATCCATTGTTGATTTAACAACAGAATACCGTGACCAACCAATTGGGATTGATACTGATGCCCCACGGTTTAGCTGGAAGATGGATTCTAACTTAATTGGGCAAGAACAAACCGCTTACCAGGTAAACCTGTATCAAGGCGAGGCTTCTGGACAGCCTATTTGGACAACCGGAAAAGTAAAAGATGATTCTTCAGTTGCAATCCAATATGATGGGGAACCATTGCAACCAAAAACCGTATACTACTGGACGGTTACCATTTGGGACAGAAATGGAGAAACAACTACTTCCGAACCAACTAAATTTGAAACTGGTTTAGGGGAAGATGCCAACTGGGAAAAAGCAGCTTTCCTTTGTTTGGAAAAAAGTTCTTCTGCTCCGATCTTCCGTACAGAACAAACCTTAACCGGTAATAAAATTGCATCCGCACGGCTGTATATTACCTCTTTAGGCGCATATCAGGCATACATCAACGGAAAACAGGTGGGCAATGTCCAATCCGATGGTTCTATGACCTACAACCATATGAGCCCGGGTTATGGAAACACGGGTGTTTCATTGACCTATCAAACCTATGATGTAACGGATTTAATTGACCAATCTAATGTTGCCCTTTCTGTATTAGCTGGTACTGGATGGTATGGCGGAATGGGTTCTACTACAGGAACACCCGCTGTAAAAGCAATGTTAGAAATTAGTTATCAAGATGGTTCTACTCAGGATATTCTTACTAATACCACTGACTGGAAAGCAACTCTGGATGGTGCGATTACTTTCAATAGTATTTGGGATGGAGAAACCTATGATGCCAACAAAGCGGTTGCCTTAGGGGATTATACGCAGGTTGGTTATGATGATTCCAATTGGTCTAGCTGCAATACCAGTAGTTATGACAAGCCAATTATCGCTTCCACTGGGGAACAGGGTAGTATCCTGGATGAACTAGAACAGCATCCAATTTCTGCTACCGTTTATACTGGAGCAAAAGAACAATCCTCCTATGAAGGTGGGGAAATCAACGTAAACAACTATTATGCTTATGAAAAATCCGACGATGCCCTCTACAATGATGGTGTAGATGTTACCATTGTAGAGAAAGACAAAGAAATCTTTGATGGTGGCATCTCCCTAAAAGCAGGGCAAACCATGGTGATTGACCTGGGCCAGAATATGGCAGCAATTCCAAATTTCGTATTCTCTGCTGACCAAGGTACTACCGTTACTATGCGCTTTGCGGAAATGTTAAACGATGGCAGCAAAGTATATAGTGGTGATTACAATACTGATTTGGAAATCGGTAACACAGATCCTGATGCCCTCTATTCTGGGGATGGTCCAAAAGGTTCTGTTTACCTAAAAAGTTTGCGTACTGCAAAAGCAGCCGCTACTTATACTTTTGCTGGACAAGGGAACGAAACTTATCAGCCAGCTATGACTTTCTTCGGTTACCGTTACATCTCTTTAACAGCAACCGATGATATTACGATTCAATCTGTCCGCAGCCGTGCAATTTCCTCTGTTTCCGACCAGACAGGTTTTATTGAAACCAATAATGCTGATGTAAACCAATTGATTA
This is a stretch of genomic DNA from Clostridium facile. It encodes these proteins:
- the pheS gene encoding phenylalanine--tRNA ligase subunit alpha, with product MKQALEQIKATAEQALHACTDLKELDAIRVKFLGKKGELTSILKQMGKLSPEERPVIGQLANQIRGDIEQDITTRMAEIKQAEMERQLKAEKIDVTLPGQKFQMGKKHPLTAVLDEIKDIFLGMGFDIAAGPEVETDYYNFEALNLPKNHPARDTQDTFYITDNILLRTQTSPVQIRVMENKKPPIRVIAPGRVYRADAVDATHSPLFHQIEGLVVDKNVTMADLKGTLEIFVKKLYGEESVVRFRPHHFPFTEPSAELDVQCFSCKGEGCRLCKGEGWIEILGCGMVHPKVLQNCGIDPEEYSGFAFGMGLERVVMRRYNIDDLRMFFENDMRFLTQF
- a CDS encoding peptidoglycan DD-metalloendopeptidase family protein; this encodes MALHNCNEAETKLPAETDEVEQFKKQITLSSIFSYIGTYTSSAVVHFGRFIKRPVFACGRWFKSFFMGFWQRAGRFAERVANGFGSPFRSIHNLHQELKEIEGVGAKGQRTKQVLAHQVHSGRVTFGKFLNVVVPVVVIVAFGFVVHHFTSQEYAIAVTHDGEVVAYIEKESDFDEATDLIAQQMVYVNDESEFDIQPEFSLTKIHEKEDLVNSAELANKLISCSSTDISTATGLYIDNQFYGATTNSANLETTLENILVEYQQQTGTTDASFVSPIVLKTGLYLQDAIVPEEDLLNLVNSDVQSEQTYTVVPGDTFTTIAQKTSVSIGEIKALNPEIPEETIQIGQQVKISKTIPFLSVTATKQVEYDEEVPYQSITQDDGNMYQGQTSIAQAGQNGINHVTALVQVVNGEEVSKTVTNTAQVSAPVNEIKLQGTKEPVKTSDNNKVLPASTGSGSLSGVNFVRPLSSGVGKVSRGVGNGHHGIDWAAPSGTPIYAAASGTVILAKWYSGYGLCVIIDHGNGVQTLYGHQSRLGVSAGQTVSAGQQIGYVGTTGQSTGNHLHFEIRSNGTKLDPFDYVPR
- a CDS encoding S-ribosylhomocysteine lyase, encoding MKKIASFTVDHTKLGIGMYISRIDDDIVTYDVRMVKPNGGVYLSNPSMHTIEHLFATYARNTEHADHVVYVGPMGCRTGFYFITRNLPHETAIEIVRQSMEFIKDFEGEIPGATEPECGNYLEHDLPSAKRDVIQILEKLENYSVEQLQYNC
- a CDS encoding AraC family transcriptional regulator translates to MVELLKQQVEQIVQYQLDTGEQMKWSQEKGNRAKQKFLKLPPSKQEELWNKYFKEQQAGLLKFNDTGFIKSDALIGVFMDFQKYKPLRSIEQEKKKGAPLHSHNYFEMFYVYRGHCFSSIDGVEREFKAGELCLYNLQAAHFCTLPSEHDIVFNIIIRESAIDDTMIKMMSDENIFSNFFLGSLRNVSSKTSMIFSTRSNEELLFYLYKLIITYYNAPITNNSLMRSLMVCLFHELAKQYQKQADEQSRKESKGIPISEILTYLDQNYRNISLQQTAEHFYYSPRSLSNLLQKYTNKKFSQILQEIRLQKACNLLKDPNIPLESIPQIVGYSDRHYLDKLFRNVYGVSILKYRKTYCQEYE
- the pheT gene encoding phenylalanine--tRNA ligase subunit beta, producing the protein MNLSVKWLSDYVDVDVTPREFSEAMTMSGSKVEGYEIEGEEISKVVVGKVLSIEKHPDADKLVVCQMEVGQPEPIQIVTGATNLTVGDLVPVCLDGAILPGGKKIKKGKLRGVLSQGMMCSLGELKLTKNDFPYAIEDGIFVLQEDCQIGQDIREAIGLNDTCVEFEITSNRADCLSVLGLAREAAATFQTPLHWNKPEVKSCGGDINDELNVTVENTDLCTRYMAKMVKNVKIGPSPRWMRERLRASGVRPINNLVDITNYVMLEYGQPMHAFDLRFVEDHSIHIRTAREGEVITTLEGAEHRLTPEMLVICDSKKPIGVAGVMGGEYSGIMDDTTTVVFESAMFDGASVRTTAKALGIRTESSARFEKGLDARNCEDAIMRACELVNILGCGEVVDGTIDKTYFDPTPKTVTFEPEWTNQFLGIQLTREEMVKILESLSFKVDGDQIEVPAFRIDIEHKADIAEEIARIYGYNNIPTTVIRGVAEASLTPEQQFEKKTGEILRALGCNEIATYSFISPKYYDKINLPKDSQLRESVTISNPLGEDTSVMRTTAIPSMLEVLSRNYNNRNPQAWMYEIATVYLPKGKDVQPDELNKIVIGLYGGSSDFYTLKGMVELLLDRLNIKDWDIAVTEDAIPFHSGRCATILKDGVELGVLGEIHPAVLNNYGIGTKAYVANFDMQALFAAQSEEATYHPLPKFPASTRDLSLVCEEELPVIEIEKVIKSSVGKILEQLELFDIFRGEQIGEGKKSVSFSLVMRSHDHTLNDEEADNAIKKVLKNLEKINVVLR